One segment of Hippopotamus amphibius kiboko isolate mHipAmp2 chromosome 2, mHipAmp2.hap2, whole genome shotgun sequence DNA contains the following:
- the CARD19 gene encoding caspase recruitment domain-containing protein 19 isoform X4, whose translation MTEQTYCDRLVQDTPFLTSLGRLSEQQVDRIILQLNRYYPQILSNKDAEKFRNPKVSLRVRLCDLLGHLQRSGERDCQEFYRALYIHAQPLHSCLPSRHALQNSDCTELDSGTAGRELSDRGPMAFLTCLGLATGLALLIYCCPPDPKVLPGARRVLGFSPVIVDRHVSRFLLAFLTDDLGAL comes from the exons ATGACAG AGCAGACCTACTGTGACCGCCTGGTCCAGGACACGCCTTTCCTCACAAGCCTCGGGCGCCTGAGTGAGCAGCAGGTGGACAGGATTATCCTCCAGCTGAACCGATACTACCCCCAGATCCTCAGCAACAAGGATGCGGAAAAG TTCCGTAACCCCAAGGTATCTCTGCGAGTGCGTCTCTGTGACCTCTTGGGCCACCTGCAGCGGAGCGGTGAGCGGGACTGCCAGGAGTTCTACCGGGCCCTGTACATCCACGCCCAGCCCCTGCACAGCTGCCTTCCCAGCCGGCATGCCCTGC AGAACTCAGATTGCACAGAGCTAGACTCGGGCACCGCAGGCCGTGAGCTCAGTGACAGGG GACCCATGGCCTTCCTGACCTGCCTCGGCCTGGCCACGGGGCTGGCCCTCCTCATCTACTGCTGCCCTCCAG ACCCCAAGGTGCTGCCAGGGGCTCGGCGTGTCCTGGGCTTCTCCCCTGTCATCGTGGACCGGCACGTCAGCCGCTTCCTGCTGGCCTTCCTCACAGATGACCTGGGGGCGCTTTGA
- the CARD19 gene encoding caspase recruitment domain-containing protein 19 isoform X5 produces the protein MTEQTYCDRLVQDTPFLTSLGRLSEQQVDRIILQLNRYYPQILSNKDAEKFRNPKVSLRVRLCDLLGHLQRSGERDCQEFYRALYIHAQPLHSCLPSRHALRPMAFLTCLGLATGLALLIYCCPPDPKVLPGARRVLGFSPVIVDRHVSRFLLAFLTDDLGAL, from the exons ATGACAG AGCAGACCTACTGTGACCGCCTGGTCCAGGACACGCCTTTCCTCACAAGCCTCGGGCGCCTGAGTGAGCAGCAGGTGGACAGGATTATCCTCCAGCTGAACCGATACTACCCCCAGATCCTCAGCAACAAGGATGCGGAAAAG TTCCGTAACCCCAAGGTATCTCTGCGAGTGCGTCTCTGTGACCTCTTGGGCCACCTGCAGCGGAGCGGTGAGCGGGACTGCCAGGAGTTCTACCGGGCCCTGTACATCCACGCCCAGCCCCTGCACAGCTGCCTTCCCAGCCGGCATGCCCTGC GACCCATGGCCTTCCTGACCTGCCTCGGCCTGGCCACGGGGCTGGCCCTCCTCATCTACTGCTGCCCTCCAG ACCCCAAGGTGCTGCCAGGGGCTCGGCGTGTCCTGGGCTTCTCCCCTGTCATCGTGGACCGGCACGTCAGCCGCTTCCTGCTGGCCTTCCTCACAGATGACCTGGGGGCGCTTTGA
- the CARD19 gene encoding caspase recruitment domain-containing protein 19 isoform X1: MPGAGPTGKERAGASCGHRGRRAADGRPNGLTAAGGRAGPAGCTACRHHDSSACPPSPGSTRKQDKLPQTYCDRLVQDTPFLTSLGRLSEQQVDRIILQLNRYYPQILSNKDAEKFRNPKVSLRVRLCDLLGHLQRSGERDCQEFYRALYIHAQPLHSCLPSRHALQNSDCTELDSGTAGRELSDRGPMAFLTCLGLATGLALLIYCCPPDPKVLPGARRVLGFSPVIVDRHVSRFLLAFLTDDLGAL; encoded by the exons ATGCCGGGGGCGGGGCCCACCGGGAAAGAGCGGGCCGGAGCAAGCTGCGGTCACCGGGGCCGGCGGGCAGCGGACGGACGACCAAACGGACTGACGGCGGCAGGGGGACGGGCCGGGCCAGCTGGGTGCACGGCGTGCCGCCACCATGACAG CTCTGCCTGCCCCCCATCCCCTGGGTCCACCAGGAAACAGGACAAACTGCCACAG ACCTACTGTGACCGCCTGGTCCAGGACACGCCTTTCCTCACAAGCCTCGGGCGCCTGAGTGAGCAGCAGGTGGACAGGATTATCCTCCAGCTGAACCGATACTACCCCCAGATCCTCAGCAACAAGGATGCGGAAAAG TTCCGTAACCCCAAGGTATCTCTGCGAGTGCGTCTCTGTGACCTCTTGGGCCACCTGCAGCGGAGCGGTGAGCGGGACTGCCAGGAGTTCTACCGGGCCCTGTACATCCACGCCCAGCCCCTGCACAGCTGCCTTCCCAGCCGGCATGCCCTGC AGAACTCAGATTGCACAGAGCTAGACTCGGGCACCGCAGGCCGTGAGCTCAGTGACAGGG GACCCATGGCCTTCCTGACCTGCCTCGGCCTGGCCACGGGGCTGGCCCTCCTCATCTACTGCTGCCCTCCAG ACCCCAAGGTGCTGCCAGGGGCTCGGCGTGTCCTGGGCTTCTCCCCTGTCATCGTGGACCGGCACGTCAGCCGCTTCCTGCTGGCCTTCCTCACAGATGACCTGGGGGCGCTTTGA
- the CARD19 gene encoding caspase recruitment domain-containing protein 19 isoform X3 — MPGAGPTGKERAGASCGHRGRRAADGRPNGLTAAGGRAGPAGCTACRHHDSSACPPSPGSTRKQDKLPQTYCDRLVQDTPFLTSLGRLSEQQVDRIILQLNRYYPQILSNKDAEKFRNPKVSLRVRLCDLLGHLQRSGERDCQEFYRALYIHAQPLHSCLPSRHALHPKVLPGARRVLGFSPVIVDRHVSRFLLAFLTDDLGAL; from the exons ATGCCGGGGGCGGGGCCCACCGGGAAAGAGCGGGCCGGAGCAAGCTGCGGTCACCGGGGCCGGCGGGCAGCGGACGGACGACCAAACGGACTGACGGCGGCAGGGGGACGGGCCGGGCCAGCTGGGTGCACGGCGTGCCGCCACCATGACAG CTCTGCCTGCCCCCCATCCCCTGGGTCCACCAGGAAACAGGACAAACTGCCACAG ACCTACTGTGACCGCCTGGTCCAGGACACGCCTTTCCTCACAAGCCTCGGGCGCCTGAGTGAGCAGCAGGTGGACAGGATTATCCTCCAGCTGAACCGATACTACCCCCAGATCCTCAGCAACAAGGATGCGGAAAAG TTCCGTAACCCCAAGGTATCTCTGCGAGTGCGTCTCTGTGACCTCTTGGGCCACCTGCAGCGGAGCGGTGAGCGGGACTGCCAGGAGTTCTACCGGGCCCTGTACATCCACGCCCAGCCCCTGCACAGCTGCCTTCCCAGCCGGCATGCCCTGC ACCCCAAGGTGCTGCCAGGGGCTCGGCGTGTCCTGGGCTTCTCCCCTGTCATCGTGGACCGGCACGTCAGCCGCTTCCTGCTGGCCTTCCTCACAGATGACCTGGGGGCGCTTTGA
- the CARD19 gene encoding caspase recruitment domain-containing protein 19 isoform X2 yields the protein MPGAGPTGKERAGASCGHRGRRAADGRPNGLTAAGGRAGPAGCTACRHHDSSACPPSPGSTRKQDKLPQTYCDRLVQDTPFLTSLGRLSEQQVDRIILQLNRYYPQILSNKDAEKFRNPKVSLRVRLCDLLGHLQRSGERDCQEFYRALYIHAQPLHSCLPSRHALRPMAFLTCLGLATGLALLIYCCPPDPKVLPGARRVLGFSPVIVDRHVSRFLLAFLTDDLGAL from the exons ATGCCGGGGGCGGGGCCCACCGGGAAAGAGCGGGCCGGAGCAAGCTGCGGTCACCGGGGCCGGCGGGCAGCGGACGGACGACCAAACGGACTGACGGCGGCAGGGGGACGGGCCGGGCCAGCTGGGTGCACGGCGTGCCGCCACCATGACAG CTCTGCCTGCCCCCCATCCCCTGGGTCCACCAGGAAACAGGACAAACTGCCACAG ACCTACTGTGACCGCCTGGTCCAGGACACGCCTTTCCTCACAAGCCTCGGGCGCCTGAGTGAGCAGCAGGTGGACAGGATTATCCTCCAGCTGAACCGATACTACCCCCAGATCCTCAGCAACAAGGATGCGGAAAAG TTCCGTAACCCCAAGGTATCTCTGCGAGTGCGTCTCTGTGACCTCTTGGGCCACCTGCAGCGGAGCGGTGAGCGGGACTGCCAGGAGTTCTACCGGGCCCTGTACATCCACGCCCAGCCCCTGCACAGCTGCCTTCCCAGCCGGCATGCCCTGC GACCCATGGCCTTCCTGACCTGCCTCGGCCTGGCCACGGGGCTGGCCCTCCTCATCTACTGCTGCCCTCCAG ACCCCAAGGTGCTGCCAGGGGCTCGGCGTGTCCTGGGCTTCTCCCCTGTCATCGTGGACCGGCACGTCAGCCGCTTCCTGCTGGCCTTCCTCACAGATGACCTGGGGGCGCTTTGA